In a single window of the Streptomyces cinnabarinus genome:
- the cysK gene encoding cysteine synthase A, whose product MTAPHASIAPSITALIGRTPLVALRRLGADLPVRLVAKLESANPGGSVKDRIALAMIEDAQSVGALRPGQRIVEPTSGNTGIGLAMVAAAKGHPVTFTMPESMSTERRALLRAYGSDLILTPAAEGMTGAVARAAELAEMHDWFMPQQFRNPANPDAHRRTTAQEIWQDTAGQIDMLVAGVGTGGTVTGVGQVLKEKNPGITVVAVEPAESAVLSGGSPGPHRIQGLGAGFVPDVLDTEVYDTVCRVSLAEAQAQARRLARTEGILAGVSGGAALHAATTLAQRPRHKGALIVVVLPDTGERYLSTDLFDV is encoded by the coding sequence ATGACGGCTCCCCACGCGTCGATCGCGCCCTCGATCACAGCACTGATCGGCCGCACCCCTCTGGTGGCACTGCGCCGCCTCGGCGCGGACCTGCCCGTGCGGCTGGTCGCCAAGCTGGAGTCCGCCAACCCCGGCGGCAGCGTCAAGGACCGCATCGCCCTGGCGATGATCGAGGACGCCCAAAGCGTCGGCGCACTCCGGCCCGGGCAGCGCATCGTCGAACCGACCAGCGGCAACACCGGCATCGGCCTGGCCATGGTGGCCGCCGCCAAGGGCCACCCCGTCACCTTCACCATGCCCGAGAGCATGAGCACCGAGCGGCGCGCCCTACTGCGCGCCTACGGCTCGGACCTGATCCTCACCCCGGCCGCCGAGGGCATGACGGGCGCCGTCGCCCGCGCCGCTGAACTGGCCGAGATGCACGACTGGTTCATGCCCCAGCAGTTCCGCAACCCGGCGAATCCCGACGCCCACCGCCGCACCACCGCTCAGGAGATCTGGCAGGACACCGCCGGGCAGATCGACATGCTGGTGGCCGGCGTCGGCACCGGCGGCACCGTCACCGGCGTCGGGCAGGTCCTCAAGGAGAAGAACCCCGGCATCACCGTGGTGGCCGTGGAACCGGCGGAGTCCGCCGTCCTGTCCGGCGGCTCCCCCGGCCCGCACCGCATCCAGGGCCTCGGTGCCGGCTTCGTCCCGGACGTCCTGGACACCGAGGTGTACGACACGGTCTGCCGGGTCTCCCTGGCCGAGGCACAGGCGCAGGCCCGTCGCCTGGCCCGCACCGAGGGCATCCTCGCCGGAGTCTCCGGCGGAGCGGCCCTGCACGCCGCCACCACGCTCGCCCAACGCCCGCGGCACAAGGGCGCCTTGATCGTCGTCGTCCTGCCCGACACCGGAGAGCGCTACCTCAGCACCGACCTGTTCGACGTGTAG
- a CDS encoding CBS domain-containing protein → MTSEVVEARRETSFKNLARLLDRHRISGLPVVDHDDKVVGVVSGTDLLRHSTGAARATTAEELMSTPAVTVHPEQRVADAARVMERHRVDRLPVVDEEDRLIGIATRRDLLRVFLRTDEEIRREVTDDVLTRDLRLPPRTVTVSVRDGMVTLDGQLERRGDIPLALQLAWRVDGVVGVVNKLTPRP, encoded by the coding sequence ATGACAAGCGAGGTGGTCGAAGCGCGCAGGGAGACGTCGTTCAAGAACCTGGCCCGGCTCCTGGACCGGCACCGCATCAGCGGCCTGCCCGTCGTGGACCACGACGACAAGGTCGTGGGCGTCGTGTCCGGGACCGACCTGCTGCGTCACTCCACCGGCGCGGCCCGGGCCACGACCGCTGAGGAGCTGATGTCGACGCCCGCCGTCACGGTGCATCCCGAACAGCGCGTCGCGGACGCCGCACGTGTCATGGAACGCCACCGCGTCGACCGGCTTCCCGTGGTGGACGAGGAGGACCGGCTGATCGGCATCGCCACCCGGCGAGACCTGCTGCGGGTGTTCCTGCGCACCGACGAGGAGATCCGCCGGGAGGTGACCGACGACGTCCTGACACGGGATCTGCGTCTGCCGCCCCGCACCGTGACGGTCTCTGTCCGGGACGGCATGGTCACGCTCGACGGGCAGCTGGAACGGCGTGGCGACATCCCCCTCGCCCTCCAACTGGCATGGCGGGTGGACGGAGTGGTCGGCGTCGTCAACAAGCTGACGCCGAGGCCGTGA
- the narJ gene encoding nitrate reductase molybdenum cofactor assembly chaperone — MSPLPATIPALVRTKVRAAVRRPSRTTPQEAESRTLVLRLCSLLLQYPDAELAAARPVLTATVEALPPSPAAEHLAAYTAWCTEQEPEALERHYVEMFDLRRKSSLYLTYYLHGDTRRRGMALLTLAQRYRAAGWDTDGSELPDHLPVVLEFAALGGPRAGEAPLRQHRRGLELIQRALTDADSPYRHVLAALLTLLPPATEADLQAVAELAAQGPPNEDVGLDPYGSGEFAPPDAFVPPEQASPTLVPPMSTPPHPEGSR, encoded by the coding sequence GTGAGCCCCCTGCCCGCCACCATCCCGGCCCTGGTCCGCACGAAGGTCCGCGCGGCCGTGCGCCGCCCGTCCCGCACCACGCCCCAGGAGGCCGAGTCCCGCACCCTGGTGCTGCGACTGTGCTCCCTGCTGCTGCAGTACCCGGACGCCGAACTCGCCGCCGCCCGCCCGGTGCTGACCGCGACCGTCGAGGCGCTGCCGCCCTCGCCCGCCGCCGAGCACCTGGCCGCGTACACCGCCTGGTGCACGGAGCAGGAGCCGGAGGCCCTGGAGCGGCACTACGTCGAGATGTTCGACCTGCGCCGCAAGAGCAGCCTCTACCTCACCTACTACCTGCACGGCGACACCCGCCGCCGCGGCATGGCCCTGCTCACCCTGGCCCAGCGCTACCGCGCCGCCGGCTGGGACACCGACGGCAGTGAACTGCCCGACCACCTCCCGGTCGTCCTGGAGTTCGCGGCGCTCGGCGGCCCCCGGGCGGGCGAGGCACCCCTGCGTCAGCACCGGCGCGGTCTCGAACTGATCCAGCGTGCCCTGACCGACGCCGACTCGCCCTATCGGCACGTCCTGGCCGCCCTGCTCACCCTCCTGCCGCCTGCCACCGAGGCAGATCTGCAGGCGGTGGCCGAGCTGGCCGCTCAGGGCCCGCCGAACGAGGACGTCGGCCTCGACCCCTACGGGTCGGGCGAGTTCGCGCCGCCGGACGCGTTCGTACCGCCCGAGCAGGCATCGCCCACGCTCGTTCCGCCCATGTCCACTCCGCCGCACCCGGAAGGATCCCGATGA
- a CDS encoding vitamin K epoxide reductase family protein, with protein sequence MSHGPALAPDAAAIRRGEAVSARRRTGVVMVVAGVVGWLASFQLTVDGWRLLRDPGYQPPCDISPVVSCGSVMSSSQGSLLGFPNMLLGLGAFAAVTALGIAVLSGARLHRRLWLALDAGALVGVVFVHWLIVQSLYELNKICPYCAVVWVVTIALFWYLTVHCLEQGIVPVPRGVLYIVRDTHWMLLAAWYGVIALLALTRFWPYWSSLL encoded by the coding sequence ATGAGCCACGGCCCCGCGCTCGCCCCCGACGCCGCGGCCATCCGGCGCGGAGAGGCGGTGAGCGCGCGGCGCCGTACCGGCGTGGTCATGGTCGTCGCCGGGGTCGTCGGGTGGCTCGCCTCCTTCCAGCTCACCGTGGACGGCTGGCGGCTGCTCCGCGATCCCGGCTACCAACCGCCGTGCGACATCAGCCCCGTCGTGAGCTGCGGCAGCGTCATGTCCAGCTCGCAGGGCAGCCTGCTGGGCTTCCCCAACATGCTGCTCGGACTGGGCGCCTTCGCCGCCGTGACCGCCCTGGGCATCGCTGTGCTCTCCGGGGCGCGCCTGCACCGCCGACTGTGGCTGGCTCTCGACGCCGGGGCGCTGGTGGGGGTGGTGTTCGTCCACTGGCTGATCGTCCAGTCGCTCTACGAGCTCAACAAGATCTGCCCGTACTGCGCCGTCGTGTGGGTCGTCACCATCGCCTTGTTCTGGTACCTGACCGTGCACTGCCTGGAACAGGGGATCGTCCCGGTCCCCCGAGGTGTCCTGTACATCGTCCGGGACACGCACTGGATGCTGCTCGCCGCCTGGTACGGGGTGATCGCACTACTCGCCCTCACCCGGTTCTGGCCGTACTGGAGCAGCCTGCTGTAA
- a CDS encoding Acg family FMN-binding oxidoreductase yields the protein MTTRLDEKTVAELVADATAAPSMHNAQPWRFRFLTGEGVVQLHADPERAMPHSDPDDRALHIGCGAALFNLRVAAAHAGLVPETRLLPEPQDPLLLAAVRLAGPAGRPQEDDLARLYPAIRQRHTSRHPFADKDVPEDVRATLREAAAREGAGLHFPGVWHAETMLDLVRDAESRDVMDPDANEDLVRWTRLGPEADLAVDGVPEYAFGPRKRSGRAPVRDFAGRRRVADRGATAFEHTPHLALLSTVGDHPADWLRAGQALERVLLEATLADLATSLTSHALEDRELRLLARDPGSGTGQVQMVVRLGYGPRGAATPRRPVGDVLDVL from the coding sequence ATGACAACGCGGCTGGATGAGAAGACGGTGGCGGAGCTGGTGGCCGACGCCACGGCGGCCCCGTCCATGCACAACGCGCAGCCCTGGCGCTTCCGCTTCCTGACCGGCGAGGGTGTCGTCCAGCTGCATGCCGATCCGGAGCGGGCCATGCCGCACTCGGATCCGGACGACCGGGCGCTGCACATCGGCTGCGGCGCGGCGCTGTTCAACCTGCGCGTCGCCGCGGCCCACGCCGGCCTCGTACCGGAGACGCGCCTGCTGCCCGAGCCGCAGGATCCGCTGCTGCTGGCCGCCGTGCGGCTGGCCGGCCCGGCCGGGCGCCCGCAGGAGGACGACCTGGCGCGGCTGTACCCGGCGATCCGGCAGCGCCACACCAGCCGCCACCCCTTCGCCGACAAGGACGTGCCCGAGGACGTCCGGGCCACGTTGCGGGAGGCCGCTGCCCGCGAGGGGGCCGGGCTGCACTTCCCCGGCGTCTGGCATGCCGAGACCATGCTCGACCTGGTGCGCGACGCGGAGAGCCGCGACGTCATGGACCCCGACGCCAATGAGGATCTGGTGCGCTGGACCCGGCTCGGGCCGGAGGCGGACCTGGCCGTCGACGGGGTCCCCGAGTACGCCTTCGGGCCGCGCAAACGGAGTGGCAGGGCTCCCGTGCGGGATTTCGCCGGGCGACGGCGTGTCGCCGACCGGGGCGCCACCGCCTTCGAGCACACCCCGCATCTGGCGCTCCTGAGTACCGTCGGCGACCATCCCGCGGACTGGCTGCGCGCCGGCCAGGCGCTGGAGCGCGTTCTGCTGGAGGCCACCCTGGCCGACCTGGCCACCTCTCTGACCTCCCACGCCCTGGAGGACCGCGAGCTGCGCCTGCTGGCCCGCGATCCGGGCTCGGGCACCGGCCAGGTTCAGATGGTGGTGCGGCTCGGCTACGGACCGAGGGGCGCTGCCACGCCCCGCCGCCCGGTGGGAGACGTGCTCGACGTCCTGTGA
- the gap gene encoding type I glyceraldehyde-3-phosphate dehydrogenase → MSVRVGINGFGRIGRNYLRLVLERAEAASGTPVEVVAINDITSPAALAHLLAYDSTYGRLGRTVEHDDSSITVDGHRVAVTAERDPAALAWGDLGVDVVIESTGRFRTREQAGAHLTAGARKVLLSVPGKGVDATIVMGVNEGTYDPERDHVVSNASCTTNCVAPMVKVLDEGFGLVKGLMTTIHGYTNDQVVLDGPHKDPRRGRSAAVNIIPTSTGAARAVGLVLPELAGTLDGIAVRVPVEDGSLTDLSVVLERPVTAEEVNAAFREAADGPLKGVLRVSDAPIVSRDIVGDPASCVLDAPLTQAHGDLVKVFGWYDNEWGYTNRLLDLTEYVAARLPRG, encoded by the coding sequence ATGAGCGTGCGCGTGGGAATCAACGGCTTCGGCCGCATCGGACGCAACTACCTGCGCTTGGTGCTGGAGCGCGCGGAGGCCGCCTCGGGCACCCCGGTCGAGGTCGTGGCGATCAACGACATCACCTCGCCGGCGGCCCTGGCTCATCTGCTGGCGTACGACTCGACGTATGGCCGCCTCGGCCGCACCGTCGAGCACGACGACAGCTCCATCACCGTCGACGGGCATCGCGTCGCCGTCACCGCCGAGCGCGACCCGGCCGCCCTGGCCTGGGGCGACCTCGGCGTCGACGTCGTTATCGAGTCCACCGGCCGCTTCCGCACCCGGGAGCAGGCCGGGGCACATCTGACGGCGGGCGCGCGCAAGGTGCTGCTGTCGGTGCCGGGCAAGGGCGTCGACGCCACGATCGTGATGGGCGTCAACGAGGGCACGTACGACCCGGAGCGGGACCATGTCGTGTCCAACGCCTCCTGCACCACCAACTGCGTGGCGCCGATGGTGAAGGTCCTCGACGAGGGCTTCGGCCTCGTCAAGGGCCTGATGACCACCATCCACGGCTACACCAACGACCAGGTGGTCCTGGACGGCCCGCACAAGGACCCGCGCCGCGGCCGCAGTGCCGCCGTCAACATCATCCCCACCTCGACCGGCGCCGCCCGCGCCGTCGGCCTGGTTCTGCCGGAGCTGGCGGGCACCCTCGACGGCATCGCCGTACGCGTCCCCGTCGAGGACGGCTCCCTCACCGACCTGAGCGTCGTGCTGGAGCGGCCCGTCACCGCGGAAGAGGTCAACGCCGCCTTCCGGGAGGCCGCCGACGGACCGCTCAAGGGCGTCCTGCGGGTGTCCGATGCCCCGATCGTCTCCCGGGACATCGTGGGAGACCCGGCCTCGTGCGTCCTGGACGCCCCGCTCACCCAGGCCCACGGCGATCTGGTCAAGGTCTTCGGCTGGTACGACAACGAGTGGGGCTACACCAACCGGCTGCTCGACCTCACCGAGTACGTCGCCGCCCGCCTCCCGCGCGGCTGA
- a CDS encoding class I SAM-dependent methyltransferase, producing the protein MDPSDLRQHIPLPGAGLDATRMPGHWLLARLGKRVLRPGGVELTCWMLDNLLLGPDDRVVELAAGLGATARLTLARDPGSYTAVDRDPAAVAGLATLTTSGTTAVMAVRADAADTGLPTGSATVVYGEAMLTMQPDPAKRRIVREARRLLAGTDGRYAIHELCLLPDDLGQEHTEAITRDLGGAIHVGARPLTPSGWAALLTDEGFTVTAHRMTPMALLEPRRLISDEGFGQAVRIAGRTLRDPVARQRVLEMRQVFRRHQAHLGAISLIATPTPPQS; encoded by the coding sequence ATGGACCCTTCGGACCTGCGGCAGCACATCCCCCTTCCCGGCGCCGGACTCGACGCCACCCGCATGCCCGGCCACTGGCTGCTGGCCCGCCTGGGCAAGCGCGTCCTGCGCCCCGGGGGCGTGGAACTGACCTGCTGGATGCTCGACAACCTGCTCCTCGGCCCGGACGACCGGGTGGTGGAACTGGCCGCAGGCCTGGGAGCCACCGCCCGTCTGACCCTCGCCCGCGACCCGGGCTCCTACACGGCCGTCGACCGCGACCCCGCCGCCGTGGCGGGCCTGGCCACGCTGACCACGTCGGGCACGACCGCCGTGATGGCCGTGCGGGCCGACGCCGCGGACACCGGTCTGCCGACCGGCAGCGCCACCGTCGTGTACGGGGAGGCCATGCTGACCATGCAGCCCGACCCCGCCAAACGCCGCATCGTGCGCGAAGCCCGGCGGCTGCTCGCCGGCACTGACGGCCGGTACGCCATCCACGAGCTGTGCCTGCTGCCGGACGACCTCGGCCAGGAACACACCGAGGCGATCACCAGGGATCTGGGCGGGGCCATCCACGTCGGCGCCCGCCCGCTCACCCCCAGCGGCTGGGCCGCCCTGCTCACCGACGAGGGCTTCACCGTCACCGCGCACCGGATGACTCCGATGGCCCTGCTGGAACCCCGCCGGCTCATCTCCGACGAGGGGTTCGGGCAGGCCGTTCGTATCGCCGGCCGTACCCTGCGCGACCCAGTGGCCCGGCAGCGCGTCCTGGAGATGCGCCAGGTCTTCCGCCGCCACCAGGCCCACCTCGGCGCCATCAGCCTCATCGCCACTCCCACCCCGCCCCAGTCCTGA
- a CDS encoding cupin domain-containing protein: protein MSATVLTDLVAELTVPEDGTLSRVLYRDDRLRVIGFAFAAGQELTEHTSALPVVIQVVQGHLDLVLGDVKTEATPGTWIHLPARLPHSVHASEPSVMLLTMLPAPEPSGSGEPSGA from the coding sequence ATGTCCGCCACCGTGCTCACCGACCTGGTCGCCGAACTGACCGTGCCCGAGGACGGCACCCTCAGCCGCGTCCTGTACCGCGACGACCGCCTGCGCGTGATCGGCTTCGCGTTCGCCGCCGGCCAGGAACTGACCGAGCACACCTCGGCCCTGCCCGTGGTCATCCAGGTCGTCCAGGGCCACCTCGACCTCGTCCTCGGCGACGTGAAGACCGAGGCCACGCCCGGGACCTGGATCCACCTGCCCGCACGGCTGCCGCACTCGGTGCACGCCAGCGAGCCCAGCGTCATGCTGCTCACGATGCTGCCCGCCCCGGAGCCGTCCGGGTCCGGGGAGCCGTCCGGGGCCTGA
- a CDS encoding response regulator, with translation MADGVRPGPDNPIRVFLLDDHEVVRRGVHDLLNDEPDITVVGEAANAEQALVRVPALRPQVAVLDVRLPDGDGVSVCRELRSRMPELACLMLTSFDDEEALLDSIMAGASGYVLKQIQGSDLVSAVRTVAAGQSLLDPSATAKLMARLRQGQETEPEADALPGLTEREREILALIGEGLTNRQIGQRLYLAEKTVKNHISRLLAKLGVERRVQAAVIATQAQDRLRRDGH, from the coding sequence ATGGCGGACGGCGTGCGGCCCGGACCCGACAACCCGATCCGGGTCTTCCTGCTGGACGACCACGAGGTCGTACGGCGCGGGGTGCACGACCTGCTGAACGACGAACCGGACATCACCGTCGTCGGCGAGGCCGCCAACGCCGAGCAGGCGCTGGTACGCGTGCCCGCGCTGCGCCCGCAGGTGGCGGTCCTCGACGTCCGCCTGCCCGACGGCGACGGAGTGTCGGTCTGCCGGGAGCTGCGCTCGCGCATGCCGGAGCTGGCCTGTCTGATGCTGACCTCCTTCGACGACGAGGAGGCCCTGCTGGACTCGATCATGGCGGGCGCGTCCGGCTATGTGCTGAAGCAGATCCAGGGCTCGGACCTGGTGTCTGCCGTGCGCACGGTGGCCGCGGGCCAGTCCCTGCTCGACCCGAGCGCCACCGCCAAGCTGATGGCCCGGCTGCGCCAGGGCCAGGAGACGGAGCCCGAGGCCGACGCCCTGCCCGGCCTGACCGAACGGGAACGGGAGATCCTGGCGCTCATCGGCGAGGGTCTCACCAATCGCCAGATCGGCCAGCGCCTGTATCTCGCCGAGAAGACGGTCAAGAACCACATCTCCCGGCTGCTGGCCAAGCTCGGTGTCGAGCGCCGCGTCCAGGCGGCCGTCATCGCCACCCAGGCCCAGGACCGGCTCCGGCGCGACGGCCACTGA
- the narH gene encoding nitrate reductase subunit beta has translation MRVMAQIAMVMNLDKCIGCHTCSVTCKQTWTNRTGVEYAWFNNVETKPGVGYPRRYEDQEHWKGGWMLDKKGRLVLRSGGRVKRLLSLFSNPDLPSIEDYYEPVTYDYDNLVSAPAGPDMPVARPRSVLTGKPTDITWGANWEDGLGGAAENAGADPNLSGEWAEKVKFEFEQTFLFHLPRLCEHCLNPACVSACPSGAMYKRVEDGIVLVDQDKCRGWRMCVTACPYKKVYVNHATGKAEKCTFCFPRIEAGQPTVCSETCVGRLRYLGLLLYDADRVGEAAATPDQKDLLDAQRNVFLDPHDPEVARAARESGIPEDWLAAARRSPVYDLVSRYKVALPLHPEYRTLPMVWYVPPLSPVLDAVDNAGGNQDDPDHVFAAVTRLRIPLEYLAELFTAGDTDVVAGVLMKLTALRSYMRERTLGEAGDEAPLKAVGLTAREAEDLHRLLAVAKYEDRYVVPAAHKEDAAALTAMENRCPVESSGEPAQSGRVMLGIPTLRRKTAGGNP, from the coding sequence ATGCGCGTCATGGCACAGATCGCGATGGTGATGAACCTCGACAAGTGCATCGGCTGCCACACCTGCTCGGTCACCTGCAAGCAGACGTGGACCAACCGCACCGGAGTCGAGTACGCCTGGTTCAACAACGTCGAGACCAAGCCCGGTGTCGGCTACCCCCGCCGCTACGAGGACCAGGAGCACTGGAAGGGCGGCTGGATGCTCGACAAGAAGGGGCGCCTGGTCCTGCGCTCCGGTGGCCGGGTGAAGCGGCTGCTGTCGCTGTTCTCCAACCCCGACCTGCCGAGCATCGAGGACTACTACGAGCCCGTCACCTACGACTACGACAACCTGGTCAGCGCCCCCGCAGGACCGGACATGCCGGTGGCCCGCCCCCGCTCCGTCCTCACCGGCAAGCCCACCGACATCACCTGGGGCGCCAACTGGGAGGACGGTCTCGGCGGCGCCGCCGAGAACGCCGGCGCCGACCCCAACCTGAGCGGCGAGTGGGCCGAGAAGGTCAAGTTCGAGTTCGAGCAGACCTTCCTCTTCCACCTGCCCCGGCTGTGCGAGCACTGCCTCAACCCGGCCTGTGTGTCGGCCTGTCCGTCGGGCGCGATGTACAAGCGGGTCGAGGACGGCATCGTCCTGGTCGACCAGGACAAGTGCCGCGGCTGGCGCATGTGCGTCACGGCGTGCCCGTACAAGAAGGTGTATGTCAACCACGCCACCGGCAAGGCCGAGAAGTGCACCTTCTGCTTCCCGCGCATCGAGGCCGGCCAGCCCACCGTCTGCTCCGAGACCTGCGTGGGACGGCTGCGCTACCTGGGCCTGCTCCTCTACGACGCCGACCGTGTCGGCGAGGCCGCGGCCACCCCGGACCAGAAGGACCTGCTGGACGCCCAGCGCAACGTCTTCCTCGACCCGCACGACCCCGAAGTGGCCCGCGCGGCACGGGAGTCGGGCATCCCCGAGGACTGGCTGGCCGCGGCCCGCCGCTCCCCGGTGTACGACCTGGTCTCCCGGTACAAGGTGGCCCTGCCGCTGCACCCGGAGTACCGCACCCTGCCCATGGTCTGGTACGTGCCCCCGCTGTCCCCGGTCCTCGACGCCGTCGACAACGCGGGCGGCAACCAGGACGACCCCGACCACGTGTTCGCCGCCGTCACCCGGCTGCGCATCCCGCTGGAGTACCTGGCCGAGCTGTTCACCGCCGGGGACACGGATGTCGTCGCCGGAGTACTGATGAAGCTCACCGCGCTGCGCTCGTACATGCGCGAACGCACCCTCGGCGAGGCCGGTGACGAGGCGCCGCTCAAGGCCGTCGGGCTCACCGCACGCGAGGCCGAGGACCTGCACCGGCTGCTCGCCGTCGCCAAGTACGAGGACCGGTACGTCGTCCCCGCCGCGCACAAGGAGGACGCCGCCGCGCTCACCGCGATGGAGAACCGCTGCCCGGTCGAATCCTCCGGCGAGCCCGCCCAGAGCGGCCGCGTCATGCTCGGCATCCCCACCCTGCGCCGCAAGACCGCCGGAGGCAACCCGTGA
- the epsC gene encoding serine O-acetyltransferase EpsC yields MLFEDLRTACRKDPALHGVHVVDVLLYPGLWAIWSHRLAHRLYRLGVPLVPRLLSQLARALTGIEIHPGAVIGRRCFIDHGMGVVIGETAVVGDDVMLYHRVTLGGTGWWTDTKTAKRHPTVGDRVVLGVGATVLGPIHVGHDTIIGAHALVLRDVPARSRVHAAPASATARPGGTATPTHAGFLTPAEKKEGRT; encoded by the coding sequence ATGCTCTTCGAAGACCTCCGGACGGCCTGCCGCAAGGACCCCGCCCTGCACGGCGTCCACGTGGTCGATGTCCTGCTGTATCCCGGCCTGTGGGCGATCTGGTCCCACCGGCTCGCCCACCGGCTGTACCGGCTCGGTGTACCGCTGGTGCCCCGGCTGCTGTCCCAGCTCGCCCGCGCCCTGACCGGGATCGAGATCCACCCCGGTGCCGTCATCGGGCGCCGCTGCTTCATCGACCACGGCATGGGCGTGGTGATCGGCGAGACGGCTGTCGTCGGCGACGACGTGATGCTCTACCACCGCGTCACCCTCGGCGGCACCGGTTGGTGGACCGACACGAAGACCGCCAAGCGGCATCCCACCGTCGGCGACCGCGTCGTCCTCGGCGTCGGCGCCACCGTGCTCGGCCCGATCCACGTCGGCCACGACACGATCATCGGCGCGCACGCCCTCGTCCTGCGCGACGTCCCCGCCCGCTCCCGCGTCCACGCGGCACCCGCGTCCGCCACCGCCCGCCCCGGCGGCACCGCGACGCCGACCCACGCCGGGTTCCTCACCCCGGCGGAGAAGAAAGAAGGACGAACATGA
- the narI gene encoding respiratory nitrate reductase subunit gamma — MSAAPAPLAAASGADLLLWVAIPYICLAVFAVGHVWRYRQDQFGWTSRTTQLLEHRWLRWGSPLFHLGAFMVIAGHVAGLAIPNSWTEAVGITEHTYHTVAVWAGSVAGVTMVTGLGMLCARRLLNRQIRLGTDRSDKLLFPLLSATVLLGITATASHNVFGGGYDYRSTVSVWFRGLFVLQPQPEAMAGAPLLFQLHALTACLLFAAWPFTRLVHVWSAPIGYLARPYLVYRRRANPAPTPATAGRARSASGSRRAA; from the coding sequence ATGAGCGCCGCACCTGCCCCTCTCGCCGCAGCGAGCGGCGCCGACCTGCTCCTGTGGGTCGCCATCCCCTACATCTGCCTCGCCGTGTTCGCCGTCGGCCACGTCTGGCGCTACCGCCAGGACCAGTTCGGCTGGACCTCCCGCACCACCCAGCTCCTGGAACACCGCTGGCTGCGCTGGGGCAGCCCGCTGTTCCACCTGGGCGCCTTCATGGTGATCGCCGGGCATGTCGCCGGACTCGCCATTCCGAACTCGTGGACCGAGGCGGTCGGCATCACCGAGCACACCTACCACACCGTGGCCGTCTGGGCGGGCTCGGTGGCGGGCGTCACCATGGTCACCGGGCTGGGCATGCTGTGCGCCCGGCGTCTGCTGAACCGCCAGATCCGGCTCGGCACCGACCGCAGCGACAAGCTCCTCTTCCCGCTGCTGTCGGCCACCGTCCTGCTCGGCATCACCGCGACGGCCTCCCACAACGTCTTCGGCGGCGGCTATGACTACCGCTCCACCGTCTCCGTCTGGTTCCGCGGCCTGTTCGTCCTCCAGCCCCAGCCCGAGGCCATGGCCGGCGCCCCGCTGCTGTTCCAACTGCACGCCCTGACCGCCTGCCTGCTCTTCGCGGCCTGGCCGTTCACCCGGCTCGTGCACGTGTGGAGCGCGCCCATCGGGTACCTGGCCCGCCCGTATCTGGTCTACCGGCGCCGGGCCAACCCGGCCCCCACCCCGGCGACCGCCGGCCGCGCCCGGTCGGCCTCCGGCTCCCGGCGGGCCGCATGA